Proteins from a single region of Anthonomus grandis grandis chromosome 10, icAntGran1.3, whole genome shotgun sequence:
- the LOC126741056 gene encoding uncharacterized protein LOC126741056 isoform X1 has protein sequence MPKMSKKSAKTKKIQKKKIYLSKKLENTESGNKDENLQNTGKQGHGQHKLPINKIPEDSTSKVKFNEVVIESNKRKSLTVIDNNEVPLSSKTVNHKKQKVIDSFQKLSHTGEIQNSDKMQEDTTINHPTKFELALREGPTIVCSCCMRLWFSTSCRKIDLQMLENKFGNQFTTQICNDGVFFCNSCSQNIYKGQLPKFWSGNHNIVHPIPVELKDLTILEERMVSARLPFMQIRQVGYARQCYITGQIVNVPINIDTSTKLLPRNVEETQTIQVKLKRKMNYKNDYLLETIRPAVVLKAAKFLCQQPLYIQEGIKQSDDWEKNINDYIRSQVESSAQILNEGSKVVELDSKTVCSENFEELFDNAFFETMEVPLESKNDDKNIQKESSIEKNNIYNLEEFLDEEEEPLNPGGQETLLDKCNLENICFAPGEGKTPIHLMLDQFSDELSFPTLFCGHAKQFLTKFSYSDQTKIQLQHKDRRFARTDYLLYTFKKRQLIQLSSAIATCLRKKRNEDGKYTAGQVRQANFLDQLIRSDMGFHFLSRIAGSPAYWKHEKTKLLCMIRQFGIPTLFFTVSAAETAWPELIKVLAQVVDQKDVTLEEAASMPYLEKTRLIRTDPITCARYFDYRFKLLFKHMKSQNGPFKQNPIEHHYYRIEFQHRGSPHVHGLLWLSNAPKFQETPESFKECAEFANRYITCNSDLESVRDIIQFNTHHHSKSCQKEVRGHKVCRYGIPFLPMDKSVILTPIKIDKTKEADLRKAMSEKFLMIMRRLKDKPDLSFENFLADLGMSKDEYLNVIQHNIFKTTLFLERLPKDGFINNFNAEMFSMMKSNMDIQLVFEPYGCCTYIVNYINKSQRGVSDILMKTMEEIKKGNLDVKGKLKSLAAAFLNASEVSAQEAAYSVLQLPMHDTCTSYVYIHTNPIRERTKMLKPLAQLKEMDNDDPNIYCDGLIEHYEQRPDEMENICLAEFAAYYDFFKKQAETKANGLPLKDGSGVLVKRGHAKILAYRSYGLQQDPLNYYREQIMLYIPWRNEVDEVENDNIDQQTIYKDRYQEIVANRQKFNVLNEQVIDEALKLAEDRSNQLDDGGFGGEIDDEFMPYGLDKPIYDPFNHIIDKKDDEAPVKHIAFPTPHQISDSEYEALISKLNHKQYQFLNVVQDSLIEGETFYCTLSGPAGTGKSHLITAITQSLLRHFNSIPGNNPESLKVLLCAPTGKAAFNIGGITLHAALSLPVSQYGEELIPLHHDTVNTIYCNLCDLKLIIVDEYSMVGARLFDHINSRLQQIFKSDAIFGNISIILCGDNRQLPPVRDMYIFCPVKTNPYKELCGTYLWDHFKYFELSEIMRQSEDKSFAVALNNMAFGKMTDEDVQLIKSREVDSIDQIPEDTMHLFCTNAEVDAFNEMKLSTFKTERAVSQARDVIKGSCSERLKNLFLEHAKSLKKGESFGLMLNLILQVDAKYMISMNVDTSDGIVNGATGILRQIDYDRNKIPFRVWMEFFDSKSGQECRKRNESLKMSMGVLYTWTPIEKAARAIKVQKGSNVHVERLQFPLVISEGITIHKSQGATYKQVAVHVGNRMTRTSTYVACSRATKLSGLYIIGNFKAPKPVTEKDAAYKELVNMQENKLITSRYDTQYLNDSNVKYIIAYQNVQSLPKNFNFIKNNPIFKDAHFLIFVETWLLKKKQNLKINDFEVFANLNNDQTISKPFGIICFKKKNVSAKIKSVKKYTKDFCGIVFQAITFYLNEIYVIAVYIPPKLSIAHAKFCLEEIIDQQSDILIIGDFNQDIINQNENGLKNCLISKGLSCKLSVGESTTKSKTQIDWLFSNFNNLSYNIYNTVYSHHKSLVVSIYDKGFIPKQVKNVDKNKQSTKGSTELKFNTKQMQILPTQNSLGISTYQSVEDNNDNMVVDISSDDENNPNLFTKPPALLNTDMVSCYANSIVQSFLCLPEFRLSISKRNTALNSILNDIMLTKINSTLKVRQLVSGRNGENFAVNQQMDAQSFCQSLIRRLDADDFSVFIKANSHELLNCQNCNINMNENEQLIYTHFLYFPENCGNLIDFNSMLMLKDSDRLCPYCNNNLKTRSVVICHKYLVVCLQRIGPQGNKINTKFYNFASESVILDDQIFRVKSVVKHHGNTIGSGHYTSIVNYNDQWWKCDDNRITRMSGFDNTLEDVYLLLLEKC, from the coding sequence atgccaaaaatgagtaaaaagtcCGCTAAGAcgaaaaaaatccagaaaaaaaaaatatatttatccaaaaaattggaaaatacaGAAAGCGGTAACAAAGACGAAAACTTACAAAATACTGGTAAGCAAGGACATGGGCAACACAAGTTGCCCATAAACAAGATCCCAGAGGATAGTACAAGTAAGGTAAAATTCAATGAAGTTGTAATAGAGTCTAATAAGCGAAAGTCATTGACGGTTATTGACAACAATGAAGTACCATTGTCATCAAAAACTGttaatcataaaaaacaaaaagttattgatTCTTTTCAAAAGTTATCCCATACAGGTGAAATTCAGAATAGTGACAAAATGCAGGAAGACACTACAATCAATCATCCAACCAAGTTTGAACTAGCATTGAGAGAAGGCCCCACCATTGTTTGCAGTTGTTGTATGCGATTATGGTTTTCCACTTCATGTCGAAAAATAGATCTACAAATGCTAGAAAACAAATTTGGAAACCAATTCACTACACAAATTTGTAATGATGGGGTTTTCTTCTGCAACTCTTGCTCTCAAAACATTTATAAAGGACAATTGCCAAAGTTCTGGTCCGGCAATCATAATATTGTTCACCCTATTCCAGTTGAGCTAAAAGATCTGACTATCCTTGAAGAAAGGATGGTGTCGGCCAGGTTACCTTTCATGCAAATCCGACAGGTAGGATATGCACGGCAGTGTTACATAACTGGCCAAATAGTCAATGTCCCTATAAATATAGATACTTCGACCAAATTATTGCCTAGAAATGTAGAGGAGACACAAACTATTCAGGTTAAGCTCAAGAGaaaaatgaactacaaaaatgaTTATCTCCTGGAAACCATACGGCCCGCAGTTGTTCTAAAAGCGGCAAAATTTTTGTGTCAACAACCTCTTTACATACAAGAAGGCATAAAGCAATCAGAtgattgggaaaaaaatattaatgactatATACGATCTCAAGTAGAATCCTCTGCACAGATCTTAAACGAAGGCTCAAAAGTGGTGGAACTGGATTCTAAAACAGTGTGtagtgaaaattttgaagaattgttCGATAATGCGTTTTTCGAAACAATGGAAGTGCCCCTAGAATCTAAGAATGacgataaaaatattcaaaaagaatcttcaattgaaaaaaacaatatatacaaTTTAGAGGAATTCttagatgaagaagaagagccTTTAAATCCTGGGGGCCAAGAAACTTTGCTTGACAAATGTAACCTAGAAAATATCTGTTTTGCCCCAGGAGAAGGTAAAACGCCAATACATTTGATGCTTGACCAGTTTAGCGATGAACTCTCATTTCCTACACTTTTCTGTGGACATGCTAagcaatttcttacaaaattctccTATTCTGACCAGACGAAAATACAACTCCAGCACAAAGACAGGCGATTTGCAAGGACAGACTATCTgttgtatacatttaaaaaacgtcAACTAATCCAATTATCCAGTGCAATTGCAACATGTCTCAGAAAAAAGAGGAATGAGGATGGAAAATATACAGCTGGACAAGTAAGACAAGCAAATTTTCTAGACCAGCTGATTCGAAGTGACATGGGATTCCATTTTCTTAGTAGAATTGCAGGTTCACCTGCTTATTGGAAGCACGAAAAGACAAAATTACTATGTATGATTCGCCAATTTGGAATCCCCACACTGTTTTTTACCGTATCAGCAGCCGAAACAGCATGGCCCGAATTAATCAAGGTATTAGCACAAGTTGTTGATCAAAAAGATGTTACTTTAGAAGAGGccgcgagtatgccctacttaGAAAAAACTCGCTTAATTAGAACAGATCCGATAACTTGTGCCAGATACTTTGATTATCGGTTCAAACTGCTATTTAAACATATGAAGAGTCAAAATGGACCCTTTAAACAAAATCCCATAGAGCATCATTATTACCGCATAGAATTTCAACATCGTGGGTCTCCTCATGTTCACGGGTTATTGTGGTTATCTAATGCTCCAAAATTCCAAGAAACACCAGAAAGTTTCAAAGAGTGTGCCGAATTCGCGAACAGGTATATTACCTGTAATAGTGATTTAGAAAGTGTCCGTGATATAATTCAGTTTAATACGCATCATCATTCTAAATCGTGTCAAAAAGAAGTGCGGGGACACAAAGTTTGCAGGTATGGTATCCCATTCCTGCCAATGGATAAATCGGTAATTCTAACgccaataaaaattgacaaaaccaaGGAAGCGGATTTACGTAAGGCCATGTctgaaaagtttttaatgataatGCGTAGGCTTAAGGATAAACCAGATTTATCATTCGAAAACTTTTTGGCTGACCTTGGTATGTCTAAGGATGAGTATCTTAATGTTATACAgcacaacatatttaaaaccactttatttttagaaaggcTGCCAAAAGATGGatttattaacaactttaatGCTGAAATGTTCTCCATGATGAAGAGCAACATGGACattcaattagtttttgagcCATATGGTTGTTGCACCTACATAGTCAACTATATCAATAAGTCCCAAAGAGGTGTgtctgatattttaatgaagactatggaagaaattaaaaaaggtaatttagatGTTAAGGGCAAACTTAAATCTCTTGCAGCTGCTTTCTTAAATGCGAGCGAAGTAAGTGCCCAGGAAGCCGCCTACAGCGTGTTACAACTACCGATGCATGACACCTGTACCTCCTATGTATACATCCATACAAATCCAATCAGGGAAAGGACAAAAATGTTGAAACCATTAGcacaacttaaagaaatggatAATGACGATCCCAATATTTATTGTGATGGTCTTATAGAACACTATGAACAGCGGCCTGATGAGATGGAAAACATATGTTTGGCTGAGTTTGCGGCCTATTAtgatttctttaagaaacaaGCAGAAACAAAGGCTAATGGTTTACCCTTAAAAGATGGAAGTGGCGTTTTAGTTAAAAGGGGTCATGCTAAAATTTTAGCCTACCGTAGTTATGGACTTCAGCAAGACCCTCTTAACTATTATAGGGAACAAATAATGTTATACATCCCATGGAGAAATGAAGTGGATGAAGTTGAAAATGACAACATTGATCAACAGACCATATACAAAGATCGATACCAAGAGATTGTTGCAAATCGACAAAAGTTCAATGTCTTAAATGAACAGGTAATCGACGAAGCACTGAAACTTGCCGAAGACCGATCAAATCAATTAGACGATGGTGGATTCGGTGGAGAAATCGATGATGAGTTTATGCCTTATGGACTAGACAAGCCCATTTATGATCCATTCAATCACATCATCGATAAGAAAGACGACGAAGCGCCAGTAAAACATATCGCTTTCCCAACGCCTCATCAGATAAGCGATTCAGAGTATGAAGCCCTCATAAGCAAACTGAATCACAAGCAGTATCAGTTCCTTAATGTCGTGCAAGACAGTCTAATTGAAGGGGAAACTTTCTACTGCACACTTAGTGGTCCAGCAGGTACAGGCAAAAGTCATCTGATTACGGCAATAACCCAGTCGTTATTGCGCCATTTCAACTCAATACCGGGAAATAATCCTGAAAGTTTAAAAGTGTTACTTTGTGCGCCTACAGGTAAAGCGGCATTTAATATCGGAGGTATAACCTTACATGCGGCATTATCGTTACCCGTTAGTCAGTATGGTGAAGAACTAATTCCGTTACACCATGACACCgttaatactatatattgtaatttgtgtgacttaaaattaattattgtagaTGAATATTCCATGGTTGGCGCCAGATTGTTTGACCATATTAACAGTAGATTGCAGCAAATCTTTAAATCTGACGCcatctttggaaatatttcaataattttatgcgGCGATAATCGTCAATTACCCCCAGTAAgggatatgtatattttttgcccGGTAAAAACAAATCCGTATAAAGAATTATGCGGGACGTATCTGTgggatcattttaaatattttgaactttcagAAATAATGAGACAGAGTGAAGATAAGTCTTTTGCAGTTGCCCTCAATAATATGGCGTTTGGTAAAATGACCGACGAAGATGTGCAATTGATCAAGTCCAGGGAAGTCGACAGTATTGACCAAATTCCTGAAGACACTATGCATTTATTTTGCACCAATGCAGAAGTAGATGCATTCAATGAAATGAAACTGTCTACATTTAAAACCGAGCGAGCCGTAAGTCAAGCCAGAGACGTTATCAAAGGGAGTTGCTCAGAAcgactaaaaaatttatttctggaacacgcaaaaagcttaaaaaagggGGAGAGTTTTGgcctaatgttaaatttaatattgcaggTAGATGCCAAATATATGATTTCAATGAATGTGGACACCAGTGATGGAATAGTCAATGGTGCAACAGGCATCCTACGTCAAATAGACTATGACCGAAATAAAATTCCATTCAGAGTGTGGATGGAGTTCTTCGATTCCAAGTCAGGCCAGGAATGCCGCAAGAGAAACGAATCCCTTAAGATGTCTATGGGTGTGTTATACACCTGGACGCCCATAGAAAAAGCTGCACGAGCTATTAAAGTTCAAAAAGGCAGCAATGTTCACGTTGAGCGTCTTCAGTTTCCTCTTGTAATCAGTGAAGGAATTACAATCCACAAGAGTCAAGGTGCCACCTACAAACAGGTGGCTGTTCACGTTGGAAATCGCATGACGAGAACCAGTACCTATGTTGCTTGTAGTCGGGCCACAAAGCTTAGTGGCCTCTACATCATTGGTAACTTTAAGGCCCCCAAACCGGTAACCGAAAAGGATGCCGCTTATAAAGAACTggtaaatatgcaagaaaacaaACTTATAACATCCAGGTATGACACTCAGTATCTTAATGATTCTAATGTCAAATACATTATTGCTTATCAAAATGTGCAAAGTctaccaaaaaattttaattttataaaaaataatcccatTTTTAAAGACGcacatttcctaatttttgttgaaacctggttacttaaaaagaaacaaaatttaaaaataaatgattttgaagTGTTTGCCAACCTGAATAACGATCAAACTATAAGTAAACCCTTTGGCATAatttgtttcaagaaaaaaaatgtatcagcaAAAATAAAGTCAGTGAAAAAATACACCAAAGATTTCTGTGGTATAGTGTTTCAAGCAATCACATTTTacttaaatgaaatttatgtcATAGCAGTTTATATTCCTCCAAAATTGAGCATTGCACATGCTAAATTTTGTTTGGAGGAGATTATTGATCAACAAAGTGATATCCTAATCATCGGtgattttaatcaagatattatcaatcaaaatgaaaatggtttgaaaaattgtttaatatctaAAGGTTTAAGTTGCAAATTGAGTGTTGGCGAATCAactacaaaatcaaaaactcaaattgattggctttttagtaattttaataatttgagttacaATATTTACAATACTGTGTATAGTCACCATAAATCACTAGTGGTTAGTATTTATGATAAAGGTTTTATTCCCAAGCAGGTAAAAAAcgttgataaaaataaacaatctacAAAAGGCTCTActgaactaaaatttaataccaagcaaatgcaaattttaccaacacaaaattcATTGGGTATCTCTACTTACCAAAGTGTAGAAGATAATAATGACAATATGGTAGTAGATATTAGTTCAGATGACGAAAACAACCCCAACTTATTTACTAAACCGCCTGCTTTATTAAATACCGATATGGTATCATGTTATGCAAATAGCATCGTAcagtcatttttatgtttacctGAATTTCGCTTATCCATTTCAAAGCGAAATACAGCGCTAAACAGTATTCTAAATGATATTATGCTGACCAAAATTAATTCCACATTAAAAGTTCGACAATTGGTGTCTGGTCGAAATGGTGAAAATTTTGCTGTAAATCAACAAATGGACGCTCAATCATTTTGTCAATCTTTAATCAGAAGATTAGATGCAGATGATTTTAGCGTTTTCATAAAAGCTAATAGTcatgaacttttaaattgtcaaaactgtaatattaatatgaatgaaaatgaacaattAATATACactcattttctttattttcctgaaaactgtggcaatttaattgattttaattcaatGTTAATGCTAAAAGACTCTGATAGATTATGCCCATACTGTAACAATAATCTAAAAACACGCTCAGTGGTTATATGCCATAAATATTTGGTAGTATGTCTTCAGAGAATTGGCCCTCAAGGGAATAagataaataccaaattttacaattttgccTCTGAAAGTGTTATTTTGGATGATCAAATATTCCGAGTAAAAAGTGTTGTTAAACATCATGGAAACACCATTGGATCTGGTCATTATACATCTATAGTTAATTATAACGATCAATGGTGGAAATGTGATGATAATCGCATAACTAGAATGTCTGGGTTTGATAACACTTTAGAAGATGTATACTTATTGCtcttagaaaaatgttaa